The following coding sequences lie in one Arachis hypogaea cultivar Tifrunner chromosome 4, arahy.Tifrunner.gnm2.J5K5, whole genome shotgun sequence genomic window:
- the LOC140184202 gene encoding uncharacterized protein, which produces MVQKIPGSVVQIETRPLYNGNEEAQGVKILHRVFWSFNPCIRTFRHCKPLVQVDGETVDVWHFFLRNLGTYVVRKDGVGMISDRHESIRAAVNRSSGDWQPPRAWWIFCIRHIGSNFLRAFKVPHLQKLIVNVGYSRTVEEYNINYKRLE; this is translated from the exons ATGGTGCAAAAGATTCCTGGTTCAGTTGTCCAAATAGAAACACGACCACTGTACAACGGGAATGAGGAGGCACAAGGTGTAAAAATACTTCATCGTGTATTttggagtttcaatccatgcatTAGGACATTTAGGCATTGCAAGCCCCTGGTTCAGGTTGACG GTGAGACAGTTGATGTGTGGCACTTCTTTCTTAGGAATCTGGGAACGTATGTTGTTAGAAAAGACGGTGTGGGTATGATCTCAGACCGGCATGAGTCAATACGGGCAGCAGTTAATCGTTCCAGTGGTGACTGGCAACCTCCAAGAGCATGGTGGATATTTTGTATAAGACACATCGGCAGTAACTTCTTAAGGGCATTCAAAGTCCCTCACTTACAAAAGCTTATTGTCAACGTAGGGTATTCAAGAACGGTAGAGGAGTACAATATCAACTATAAGAGGTTGGAATAG